GGGAAAAGGCTAAAAGCCATTCCATCTCTAGACAAAGATTCAATAGTTGTAAATTTAGCACCCAAACAATTCTGGAATAAATTCACATGAAAAACACTGTTCTAGTTATAGAGATGTCCTTCAGTAGCATACCATATATTGTACTGTAAAGCCTCCATCtagttttttaaagacataacCTTCAAGGCATTTCAACACTTGGGCTGTAGAATGTTATGAGACAAAAGATTAAGTGAAGGTGAGGTGCCAGAGGATAGTGAGAAAGACTAAATCCTCAAAGGAATAAATCTTTCTCTTCACAAGTCCAGATTCATTACTTTATAGAAAAAGGCTAGGCTTACAATTTGGCATGAAAGGACTGAATTAGGTACAATTCATATAAATCACAGTAACTTAGCCTCAGTATAAGAACCTTCTAATACCAAACTGCTGAACACTGTTGTAGTTTTTAGGAAGTCTTCTTTGAAAAGTATGGAATTCCTTTCTGGAATATCAGAAAGCTACAAAGCCagtttccacttaaaaaaaaaaaaaaaaaaaaaaaaaaaggaagaaaaagcccTGATTCCTCAGGAAAGGAAGCATTACCTAAACACCTCACTTAGAAATTCCTCATGGGGAGCActgaatataaaatacttaatagtTCTATAGCAGATGGAGTTATTCCCTAAGGTTGGCTTGCTATAGTGGCCACTGGCTGTTTCAACTGACCACTGGGAAGCTTAGAGCCAAATGTGAGGTTCAGCATAGAATTTAGTAGGCTTCATAGCCTGTATATTGTCTTTTCACTTATATCTTAACTTCCTACTCACAGGATCTTTATTTTTGAGGTTCAGATTCTCAGCAAACGTTAAAAGTacacaaatacatttataaattgccTCATATCTTTTATGAATCAATGTAgaggaagaataaatatataatgaagcTTTTCTCTTGCATCACATAATTTCTCTtgagtctattttaaaatatctatgtaaAAGAGATACAGCTTCTTGCTTGAACACACAGAAATATGCCAATCTATATGTAGAAGCTAAGAACTATTCATGATTAGACTCTTAggtttgatttttgtatatatatttattcacttattgcCAAGAAGTTAAAGCCAACCCCATATGGAATATtgaatatacagaacattctccagTTCTCCTCTTCAAACAGGTATAGAATAGATACCCCAATCTGTTCATTTAAGATCCATGacgagcacctgggtggctcacttaagcatctgcctttgtctcaggccatgatcttggggtcctgggattgagccccatgtcaggctctctgctcagtggggattctacttctctctccctctgcccctccaccccacttgtgctgtctctaataaataaaatcttttcctaAAAAAGATCTATgaccaaataatcttttttttaataaatttattttttattggtgttcaatttgccaacatatagaataacacccagtgctcatcctgtcaagtgccccccctcagtgcccatcacccagtcaccccccaccccccgccgccctccccttccaccacccctcgttcgtttcccagatatttcccactcattttttctttcctctttattccctttcactaccaaataatattttttgccacataaatattatttttcatgagCAGAGCATTTACATAACACTTGTACCTATTAAATCAGAGTTTTATGTGAAAATGATCTGAGGGTACTGGAAACCCCAGATTTGTTTTCCATCCTCCAGTATCTTTAGAAAGCAATTCCTAAACTACCATTTCTACCACTATCCTTTTAATCTCAGCAAATTATTCATAAGAGCTGCATCTAGGTAGTCTGCCATTAATTATGTTCATAGTGGTAGTTCAATCATATATACACTATCACTGATTATTCTAAAGAAATACTACATTTAAGAGAATTCTAGAAGAAATCATAACACATACCAgacaatttatagaaaaataaaacttcatgtGTGAAAGTTTTCATTCAGATCTTTCAGAATATAACAGTAAGGATGAAaagcacaaattaaaacaattataaagtaTTTCATTATCTAATTCCTAGAACAACGTATGTACAACATGCAGACTTAACACACTCTTCacaattcaaatttatttattccattaaaaAGTGAACTtcagggatgccggggtggctcagcagttgagcaaatgcctttgactcagggcctgatcccaggggtctaggattgagttctacattgggctcctgcagagaacctggttctccctctgcctgtgtctctgcctctctctctgtctctcatgaataaaatctttaaaaaaaaaaatatatatatatatatttcaaaattgccATGGTTTCCCCTATCATGTACTTTcttgttctaaaaaaaatttcctacaacacacaaaaatttaaatttctagcTCAAGCTCATAATCCTAGGGTGAGAGAATTATGAcatattaattttcatatatttacattCCTAGTGTAGCTTGTTATTCTCTATCATGACTGTAAAAACTAGTTGTACAGCTTGACCTTAAAAAGTGAGGCTTCTAGCTTTTTTTTCAGGAATCAATTGGACCTCAATTCAACAACAATAACATCTTTAATATCTACCATTCATTTTCACATGGTATTAATaatttccaatttaaaatatattcattggtCCTAAAACTATTTTCAGTCTAAAGTATCTGAGTCTGAAAAGGGAGTAATTCAAGATTTTTTAATAGGAATTAAATTGCAAAAACCTTgcattttgagaagaaaacatgaaaggaTGACTGCAGGGACGAGGTGAGGGATATCAAGTTCTCTAACCTCTCCCTCTTGTTCTCCCAAGGAGAGAGATTACCATTCCTCCTTAGCCTGAGACCCTAGTACATTTCAGTGTACTGTGGAGAGACGGACTGAAGATTCAGAGAGAGGCGTATGGCAGGGAGGCATGCAGGTACTGCAAAAATCCTACCTCTGCTGTACGTCattggaagagggagagagaaataagagTCACATTAATCCAACTGTAAAATTATCATAAAAGATTCAAAATAAcggaaatgaatatttaaaaggcCTTTATGACTAAAACGAAATAAGAATCAAATTTCAGAAATTGATGAAAACAGCAAAaacattaagattttattttattcatgagagacacagagagagaggtagaaacataggtagagggagaagcagaccctatgcagggatcctgatgtgggacttgattccaggactccaggatcatgccctgagctggaggcagatgctcaaccgctaagccaccaaggAGTCcccattttaagttttatttttaagtaatctctatacccaacatgagaattgaacttacaaccctgaaatcaagagtcccacacccCAGCAcaccaggcatcccagcaatttttttttaaataaaaacttttgtgttttatctctatagcagttttgtttcttctttaaaacctCAAGTTTTGCTTCAAAGCACTATCCTAACatgtttctttattccttccctACTGTATTTTAAAGTTACTTCCATAATATAggaattttatcattattttgcaACTATTTTAAACTAATCACAAATGTCTCATTTCTAAAAGTCACTTATCTTCTTGAATATCAAGCAGAAAGTTATATTTTCCAACACTGTCTTTATTAGAAAATCTGGGATACATTAGAATCTATTTGCTAGGTAGAAAAGCAACAACCtagaaaaacatttctctttAAGTACTGGCTAGATATGTTAGGTTTCTAAACATCTTTTAGGCTCCTTTCTCTGAGCTTCTGACAACAGCAAATCCCAAATCTGGAAAAAGCTtctacttcagatttttttttttttgccaaatatcTTTGGACATAAAGTTAACTAACACATTagagattttcaataaatatcacacttttcacatttttgtcaAGAAACCAAGAGATCCTACTGAAACTTTTTTCtaggaaaattttctttctctgccagaACCATTTATTAACTTTCCAGTGTTAAACGTAATCTGTAAAATTACAAAAACCTAACCATGAAAAAGGCAAGGTACCAAACCACATAGAACACATTACCCATAGTGTGTAAAATGGTCGTATGCTTCAAACTGTACAGACTATCCCAAGAAAAATGGGTAGTGTAGTGTCTCTGAAAAGGGAAACTgagaggctggaggagaggagTAGGAAGGCCATCTCTTTTCACTGTATTCCCTTTAGAGGTATttgcttccccccctccccaccccgtgccagcattatttttaaggaaagaaaacccaacaaaaaaattccttaaaaatacatttcctgtGAAGTCCAATTTAGTCAATAGTATTTAAGAATCTACAGAGTATAAATTTCCATACATAATTTAAGCAGACAGTAATCTGATGAAGTGAATTTGATGAAAAGCTTTAATGGAATTTCAAGTGGACTGTTTTAATTTGTGTCtgtatataaatgtacatatacatcCTCTAGACATCTATTTTCAGAATCATCTGCACATATCCAAATAGTGTTTCCAGCATGAAAATATGTAATTTCTAGAATGAGAAACATAATTGACAAAGGGAAATATTAAagattgtggatttttttcacaACTACTGACCTCCAGTGAAAAGAGTAATATTCAGGGTATCAAGCTCCCCAGCAGCCAGAAAGTgactctctgcagagagcctccAGATATAATAaagtgcttttttatttaaaaacggGAAGCTTCCATATGTAAATGAACCTGTAGCAGGATTCAATACAGCTGAAAACCAAAATAAGCAGCAACTTGGAATACAAACACTTGATGTTAACTGCTATCCTGCAGTTCTATAAAACTAATTACATGAGATGAAATGTATAGCCtgaaaatagacaaaatagtAACTGTCTGGAAAAAAGtgtaattataaacattttttcaatttGGGTAATCAATATGAACATTATGACAGTGGGCTTCATTTCTGAGACATGTttgaacttgaaaaataaaacataacggTTCATACCGACTTTTTTATCCATAGATGCCATAACACAAGTATTTTTACTTACCTTGTTGTCTCTGATAAaagtttgaaatgtttttctaccattttttatttaagtgaatACAAGTAAACAATGCAATTCCAattaaaccaaaatttaaaatctgaacCGCAGGTTTCAGGATCCCAGCAATCACTTAAGTACACACATAAATGCTTCTTTGTGTgccatcaatttttaaaaattaggcaattCCAGTTGCAGGTGAGGATGAAGACCTAACTCAAGTGTTTCAAGTTCAGGAAAGACCTGTAAAAATAGCATGATGTTAAAATTGTAGCAATACTGATCTTGCTAAGTCAATCAATTGACAACAGCTAGCGATTCGTGCAACTTTGCCTTTcgttcttttaatattttaaaatactactctACACACTTGCCTGGTTGACAGTTCTCAATGATGACCATACTGGTCCCTTACGACCCCCTCACTCCCAGAGAGGGCAGATTCTTTGTAAAACTCACTGAGATGAATACAACAATGATTAAAACAATAAGAGAGCAAAACTCTGGAAGACATTCCAACCAAAGGACTGGAACCAAACAGGAAAAGGAATGCGTAACATTGTTCTTGCCTTCAAGATATGTACTGTTAGGTTAACCTGGAATGATTTTCAcaaatccttttcttctttttaaacaataaaatctgGCTTAACAAAGcattctccttgttttttttttttcctcctacccCACTAGCACatagaaaaacttaaatattgTACCTTCGTTTccccatttgcatttttttttgtaactgcaagattgttttcaaaatttagtCACTATGTTTTGCACactttttttgtcttattctttgtCGTGTTCAGCATTTGATCAAGAGTTCACAATGTCAAAATTCTTTGCTCTGCAGGCAAATTTGCAAATTGAAGAatgataaagtttttaaaaatcagtttacctatggttttgtattttgcaagagaaatcatcttttttttaccTGATTCCTGCATCCATTTCATATTCCTTGAACAGATTACGTATTTcctgacaacaacaaaaatgcccatttcaaacagaaatatttacgttttcagtgtgttttctttcttttctttttgatcatGGTAGTGATAAGAGAATAAAGCCAAAGTTgaatatttacttgagagagagactggggggagagggggaggtagggagagaaaccgggaagaagggagggaggcaaaaagcagcagcaaaggaaaagaaatctaggAAGAACTCTACAGGTGCAAGATGAACGTGAAATACTCTAACGACTAAAAACGTACCCTCTTTCCCTTATCCAACCTCCATGCCCACAGATAAAAATACAATACTTACAAGTTAGTACCTGTGTGTTTGTgggtgtctgtctctgtgtgcgtgttttctctcttctttggatTTGGATACTTTGAGCTAATGTGAAAACGCCCGTTTGGTTGCCCACAAAATGACGCGTGAGGGTCTAAAGACGCATAAATTAGAAATCCTACAATGGCAGAGGACGGTCACTGTACCTCTGTACCTCTTCTCTTTATGCGCTCTTCTGCTGGGACccaagagccttttttttttttaaacactttagaTGATGGAGCGCACGCGGGGCTGGTCGCTGCTGAGGACCAGGAGAGAGCGCCCCGTACTCCCCCCTCCAGCTCAGCACCGCGTCCCGCTCCCCGAGCGTGCGGGACTCTGCGGCGAAGTCCCTTTAGGGAAACTGGGGGAAGCAGCACAGAGTCCTGGCGGTCAAGCCCCGACGCCGACCTCCGAGTTTCTATTCCTGGCGCTTGAGGGTTGGGGGAACAGCCGCGGATGGAGGCGGGAAGGACGGAGAAAGCAAAGGGAGGTGATCTTCTCAAAAAGCGCCCGACTGCCCGCGTTACCTTTCCTGCCTCcattgcgggggtggggggtagagaaAAAGATGTCAATGACCATTGTTTGCTCGTTCGGGATGTTGCTCCGCCCCCCGAGTCTGTCGTAAACCTGGCGGCGGACTAAAATAAACCCCAGATCCCGCGGCCGGGGCTCGCCGCGCCGCACTCCTCGTCACAGGCAAGGCACAGGCacaggcgccgccgccgccgccgcgtcccGCCCGCGTCCGCCCGGGCCCCCCTACCTGGCCGCCCGCCGAGCCATGTCGTTGAGCCCCAAGCACACGACACCCTTCTCCGTGTCCGACATCCTGAGCCCCATCGAGGAGACCTACAAGAAGTTCGGCGGCGCCATGGACGGCGCGCCGCCCGGCCTGGGGGCGCCCCTgggggccgcggccgccgccgccgccgcctacCGCGCGCCCCCGCTCGGCCCCTCCTCGCAGGCGGCGGCGGTGGCCGGCATGCAGCCGCCCCACGCCATGGCGGGCCAcaacgcggcggcggcggcggcggcggcggcggcggcggcggccgcgtcCTACCACATGCCGCCGGGCGTCTCGCAGTTTCCTCACGGCGCCATGGGCGGCTACTGCAACGGCGGCCTGGGCGGCGTGGGCGAGCTGCCCGCCTACACGGACGGCATGCGGGGCGGCGCCGCCGCGACTCCCGGCTGGTACGGCGCCAACCCGGACCCGCGCTACTCGTCAAGTGAGCTGGGCGGGCAGCGCGGGACCGAGGGCAGGCAGACGGCGCGGGCAGGGCCCGTCAccgcccggggcgcgcggggggcccTGGGACCCGGCAGGGGGCGCGCAGGGGGGGGGCCGGGCCCCCGGGAGCGCGCGCGGGGCCGggacggggccggggccgggggcgcgcaggggggcctggggcccggccgggggcgcgcgcggggggTGCTGGGACCCGGCCGGGGCCCCGCGGGCGTCGCGGCGGCCGCGGTGTGAAgagcgcggggcggcggcgggagcaAGCTCGCGGCAGGCCTGGCGTTCACCGGCTTCCCCCCCTTGGGCCCCTCCCCAGTCTCCAGGTTCATGGGGCCGTCGGCGGGCGTGAACGTGGCCGGCATGGGGTCGCTGCCGGGAATCGCGGACGCCGCCAAGACGCTGGCGCCGTTgcacgcggcggcggcggcggcggcggcgccgcgAAGGAAGCGGCGCGTGCTCTTCTCGCAGGCGCAGGTGTACGAGCTGGAGCGGCGCTTCAAGCAGCAGAAGTACCTGTCGGCGCCCGAGCGCGAGCACCTGGCCAGCATGATCCATCTGACGCCCACGCAGGTCAAGATCTGGTTCCAGAACCACCGCTACAAGATGAAGCGGCAGGCCAAGGACAAGGCGGcgcagcagctgcagcaggacGGCGGCCtgggcccgccgccgccgccgccgccgccgccgccctccccgcgccgcgTGGCGGTGCCCGTGTTGGTCAAGGACGGCAAGCCGTGCCAGAACGGGGCCAGCACGCCCACGCCCGGCCAGGCCGGCCCGCAGCCGCCCGCCCCGACGCCCGCGCCGGAGCTCGAGGAGCTCTCGCCCAGCCCGCCCGCGCTGCACGCCCCGGGGGCCGGCCTGGCGTCCCTGGACGCTGCGGCGGGGGACTTCGGCGGCGGCGTGCTGGGCGCCAACCTGCTCTACGGCAGGACGTGGTGACTGCCGGCGCCCCGGCGCGGGGTCCTGCCCGCGGGCGGCGGCCGTGCGGAGCCTCGAGGGCGGACGGGGACACGCGCCGGGCCGCGGCCCTACGGAGGACGCGATCAAACCCTGACGAACGGGTCTCGGAGAGTCGGAGAGGGGCGGTCTTTGAACCGCTTTGCCGAGGGTGGGAACAGCGGCAGCCCCGGAGTTGAATAACGCGGCGCCAGGAGGCTGTGAGGTGGGGATTTCCTCCTTCCAAAAGTTTCTTAATTATTCGAAAAGCGGGCCGAGTCCACGTCCACCGCGTTCCTTTCCTAACGGAAGCTCTCGCAGTTTTAAAAGCTGGAAACTGGGGGTGTTCATAGCTCCAAAAATCAACCCAGCTTTAACAATGAATCCTTTTTTGGAGTGGAACCTGAGAGATTAATTTTCAGAGGCCTCCCCCTTAAGTGCAATTTCATTAATGATTGATTGAAAGTAAATTGTAGCTCAAGGTGGCTCATGCACGTAGCAACATTATTGCAGAGGAATTATTGCCGTTTAGGTAAtagagaaatggaataaaaataatcaaaatactgCTTGTATGGATTGATACAGCTTTTTAAATTGAATGccgattttaaaatattttgatcgTTATTTGGGAAACAAGTGTTTCTATATTACCCTGAAAGAGGATATTTCCCACTGTAAGGTGCAGCTCATAAGAAGGAAGGGTTGTAAACTACTTTTTATGTGGAATCTGGTCTCCCAAAATCAGCTGATAAAAGCACACTGTCCTTCCGTAGACCTGTTATTTGCTCTAAGTTATTTGCTTGTCTGAATTTGAGTACATTGATAAAATACTAGAGCAAGGAAGCAAATTTGCCAGAATTGACATCAATCTGTATTTCAAAGCATGTCAAGGGAGAGAATAAGATGATTTATTGAATTGTAATCAGAATGTAAAGAGTAagaattatttatgattttcccATATTTACAACTTAACGGGGCCGCACACCGATTTTGTTGGTGTTTTATTGTATGAATAATGTATTTACTCTTTAATATGCCAATTTATATTTCCTATGTTTCAAACggatatttaaatataacttaaaagAATCTTTTAAGTACTTTTTTGGTAAAAGTCAAGTGGTCATTTTTCACTAAGTTGTATAGGTTTtatgttggttggttggttggttttacaCCAGTTGGCATGACAGGACAACCACAGGTCAGTTTACTCATGATTTAAATAACTGATAGTGGAGtaaaaaaatgccaaaagcaAGCTGAAGAACCTTAgtttatgaaatgaatgaaaatttaaaacctaACATGGATAAAGCGTGATTTATAATCACAAATAGTTACCAGAGACCCTAACCCCTTACACATTTGAAGTTTTAGAATTAGTTTGAGGCGgaaacatttcatttcacttcattGTTCGGTGTTTTTCTGAACGTACAAAGCGAATCCTTCAGAAGGTGTTTTAGACATTAACCTTGCACTTTCTGTAAACTGTATTTtacatagtaataataataacaacaaaactcCAGTCTCTTTCACCAAGGGGAGAAATCACTGAACAAGCAAGAGGATCAGCCTTTATCAAGGGTCTGTGAatgcatttttggaaaatgagaactaattttttaaaaaccttttacgtaaaaggaaacaatttgagcagaaaaaaaatagtttgaaaatgatGCAGTACACCTACAGAAAACTCCCAATTTGGGTTTTTGCATATTGATAGACTTGTAAAATACTTGCCAAGCTAGCATAACTATTATTGAGTGCTACATTTCAAAATGCTTGTTTATATTGATTTGATTTCCCTCATAGCAGTATCAGGATTCTGAAATTTTACTTCTAGAAAATGTGTTCCAAAAGTCCACATGGTTTAcaacttatatattttataacccGGTACCTAATAATAGCTAATGGACTAAGGTCTCcaagaaacatatttaaagaaaataagtcttCACGGACAGTTTTTCCCTTGATAATTTATTTCTGGAGCAAAGAGTCTATTAGACTAAGTGAACTTGGTATCAAAAAGATCATAAAAAACAGCTTTATGCAATATCTTCTGAAAGCATATTTGCTTGTGGGCATATCTTTTTCCTTCCAGCATTCCTTTAAGTAGTAAAGGAACCCCTGCTAGTAGTGTTCGCTGCAGACAACTTAACATTCTACACCCAGAAATGCACTGAGTTTACGTGTGCACATCCCAAAGTTAGGATAAAGTTTGTTTCTTGAAACATTGAAATAGGAAATGATTTTACTGTTGAATTCCACATTCTGATTAATGCAAagtaagggctttttttttttttttttcttctcttgcaatTAGTGCTTTGCAGatcttttataaaaacacaaatggcCAGACTAGGTGAAACTCATTAACTGAAGAGGAGGACAAGTGTCTTCACAACCAAGAGGGAGGGCTGAGGCAGAGTCTGAGTGGAACAAAGCCCTCTCAAAGTTTAGCAGAGACCACAGCAAAATGGAGTTCCAGAAATGCTAACTGCAGATGTGGTATTTTCCCAAATGTTTTGGGGTTGTATGACAAAGTTATCTCTTCCAGTTGAGGCACAGACACAACCCAGGATCAAAGTTGCAGAGAGGAACAGCAGAGATTGCAGGTACTTCTCTGTAGTCTGTGTTGGGATATAAATTGAAGTGTGTGGCAGTGTGCAATGTTGAGGACACAGGAATGGTGTTATGTATATGGAACCATGGAGGGTGTAACCTGGTTTTCTATTTAAGACTGCTTAGAATTAAAACCTAATGGTCCAAACAAGTTGTCAATCAGACTTTTATCAATACAGATGTTGTGTCCAAACTCCATTCTgctattgattgtttcctttcaaTTTAAAGCAAATCAGAGACTCAATCCTGTTCACTAAATGCAAGCACCTTCAAAAGAGTGGCTTTGTTAGCTGCATTGAATACTGATGATTTAGAAAGACTTTTGGAATAAATCTGTGAACCATAATCACATAAAGACACATTGACTACGTTTCTAGATATGAATTTGTGCATAAAATAATGCATTATGTTGTGGCAATACAAATTTTCAGATATTCAAAGCATGAATGATATTGCCCAACTAGTCAACATAATACTGACATGTGGATAAACCCCTGTATTTTAACCATttcagtccatttttttttaatgatgctaTTTGCCATGCCGAAACCCAATGAGATAGGGAACTAGGACACAatttacttaaaaagagaaaaaaaagaaaaaccacaaccATTAAATAACCTCTTACTGCTGGTACTGAGAATTGGTGAGCATCTGGAGAAGATTCAGAGGAAATGGCAGACAGGCACTGCATCCACATCTCATCAGGAATTCGCTCTCCCTAGTAAGTATTGAGATAACTCTGATTTCAagatcacttttattatttttaagttgggAGGTGTAGTGGAAGCTTCTGGGAGAGGTTTTTTGgttccattgttttttgttttagttgtttACCTGCAATTGAATGAAATGTGTACCCGAAATGGAAtgaaatgccttttattttattttttaaatttcttgtaacCTTTATTTCAGGCATTGTTTAGGTGACTTCTAATAAAGGTTTAACCACTATTACTGCCTAGCTCTAAGTTGTGCTATTTTGCAGTAGTGAATGGCTCTATTCccatttcatataaaaaaattaaagcatgttCCATAAAAACGAAATTCCGAAATAAGCAACACAAGCGGTTAACCTTGTCACGAGTAGAGGAAAAATCCGCCGAGAATGGTGGTTTGTTACTTTCTTGTTCGTGGACCTTTGTGCTGGTGACACAGGAACAGTGTGGCGGGGGCTCGGTCTACGGCGCTGCGGGCGGACCGAGCCCGACGGCTCTCTGCGGCCCGGGATGCCGAGTCCCGGCTGACTCTTGGTGTCTACGCTTTAGGATTCTGAGCTTAGCTAAATTCGGTCAGGTTCGGACTGAGACCCGAACGCCGCCACCTCGGAAGCCCCTTACCGGCGCGGGGTTTGTACGGGAAGGCGAGCAGGTGGGGAAGCCCGGCGCCACTTCCAGGAACCCAGGCTGCTGCTGCGGCAGCCGCGTTGGGCCCGGCGGCGGCGGTGACACACAGAGCACACCGCGGGGGTGGGGGCTTGACCTTTCCTGCGGCCCCCCCGCTCCACACCGGCCGCTCCGGGGCTGCCGGGCCGGAGGACGGCGGCGCGCGGGCGGCGAGCGCCCAGAGAagccgggggcagggggcgccgGGCGTGCGCTCTGCCCGGGGGCCTGGGACCTTGCCCCCGAGAAGCGATCCGTCGGTCCCCGCCGCGTCCCGCCCGCAGTCCCCGGGCGCCGCGCTGTCCGGTCCGGCTGCGCCGTCGCCTCGCCTCGGGGCCCCTCGACTCGGTCGGACGTGAGCCCGACCTCCAATGCCCCGCGGAAAACCGGAGGTCGGAGCCCTCAGCCCCATTCCGGCCAGCCCAGGCGTCCCGCGCCCTCGCACGAAAATTAACATCGCTCATTACACCCAATTTGCTTTTGCAACGCCAAATGGCAGTCTAATAGCTTGTAGATGGCTTTGTATTTTAACGTGCATTACCTCATTTGATCTTTAAAGACAACTGCTCATTAAGAGCCCTTAGAGTCACAATAAAGTCACTGTTTCATGTGCTGAGATTTTTAAGCATCTTTAATGAGACACTGAAAACCTGTGTCCTACTTAATGTAATTCTTTAAATTTCGCTCGTTTTTACACCCGAAATCGGAGAGAATGTTCAGTTTTAAATACACCATTTGAAGTTCTAAAAAGCGTTTATTTGAAATAGGTCATTTTTCTGGCAGACTCAGAGATGGGAACAAgttaggagagggagaaagagtaagGAGCGAGAGGAGGCAGCAAAGAAT
This region of Canis lupus dingo isolate Sandy chromosome 24, ASM325472v2, whole genome shotgun sequence genomic DNA includes:
- the NKX2-4 gene encoding homeobox protein Nkx-2.4, with translation MSLSPKHTTPFSVSDILSPIEETYKKFGGAMDGAPPGLGAPLGAAAAAAAAYRAPPLGPSSQAAAVAGMQPPHAMAGHNAAAAAAAAAAAAAASYHMPPGVSQFPHGAMGGYCNGGLGGVGELPAYTDGMRGGAAATPGWYGANPDPRYSSISRFMGPSAGVNVAGMGSLPGIADAAKTLAPLHAAAAAAAAPRRKRRVLFSQAQVYELERRFKQQKYLSAPEREHLASMIHLTPTQVKIWFQNHRYKMKRQAKDKAAQQLQQDGGLGPPPPPPPPPPSPRRVAVPVLVKDGKPCQNGASTPTPGQAGPQPPAPTPAPELEELSPSPPALHAPGAGLASLDAAAGDFGGGVLGANLLYGRTW